A window of Rhipicephalus microplus isolate Deutch F79 chromosome 8, USDA_Rmic, whole genome shotgun sequence genomic DNA:
accgccatccagcggatattccaaggactaaaacgagaggtggctactacatacaggaggcGCACAGCCTACGCCTAagggagcttcgccgctaaaacacTTGACGATAAATGGCGATGACGACACAGAATGCACACAGCACCATCTAGTATATTGTCACGCAACTGCAGTTTGCATGCATCTCTATGCATCTCTACGCATGCATATCTAtgggacagcgccatctattgtaTAATAAGGGAGACGCTACTGCGTACGCCGGACAAAGATTTGCCTTTGGTGAAAAAGAGCCTCATCCTAGAAATTTTGGCTCCAATAACTTATCCACAAATCACAACCAAGCAGCTGCGCTTAGGATTTGCATTACTCAATATCGCAATTTCAGGTGAACTTTCTGTTGCCTCCAATACATTTCATACGTCATATAAGATGAGACATACTAGTCCGAACAAAGCTTACAAAGCACTCTTCGGCAGCTTTCGCGTGAcatgatttctttttttgtctaAATATATTTTGATTGCACTGACAAAACCATGAGCCTAACCAGAACCTGTACATAGGCTTTCCCCTTCAGTATAGGTTAGAAAATGCTCTTGCGGTTGGTTTGATATCCAGTTTTTCCCTCAAACCACTCTTCATAGTAGAGTATACATAATACTTTGAATTTATATATTTAAATAACTAGAACAATATAAGGCCTTGATTCACGAACAGATGTACACTGCTTCGCTCCATCAATAGCGTTCACTTCATAAATATGCGTAGATATCTTTTTTGCTTTTGTGTCACAAGGAAAATATGTGGCATCACAGATTTACCGAGGGTCACgtaaacaaaccctaaaccgacACGTGCAAAGATTAGAACAATATGTGAGCTGCCCATAGATGTTATGGCGACtgagcgatcgcagcgccacaggtACTTTTGAGAATTATTCGAGGCATTGGTGCCCCCCAAATCAacagcaatgaagaaaaaaacatccaagaagaaagaaaaataagagaaaaccggggaggtcaaccagaagaatcctctggtttgctaccctgccgTTCTTATCTTCTTCTGGCTGACTGTGTGGTCACTTAGTGTACATTCCGAAAGACGAAAACCATTACATCCTCGCCACTCGTCTTGCAAGAAGAAAACGCTTTGTATACAATTCAATATAGGTAGCTCATAGTATTTCTTACGACCTGAAAATTTCCAAATACGAGAGGCGCAAAACTCGACAGAAACCGATTGCTGGTGGCTTGAGAGGCCACCTTACGCTTGCACATGCTCGCAGGGACGTCAGAGAGTTTAACTGCGTCGGCTGGGTCCTCCACAGTTATTTCCCGGTAGGCACTAATCATCTAGCGTTCTTTGAGAGCCAGTGGTTTCCCATAGCGGATTTAAAGAAGTTTCATCGAGCCAGAACAGAACAGAATGAACCAAATGcgtttgttttttgttagttGGGTCACACTGGCTTAGTAGAGTGATGTCACGATGCCACCACACGTGTAAGTTCTTGCGCAAATTACAAATGTAGTGTTTTGCCCTTCATTTTCTCTTTCAGAAACGAGCACACTTATGCGAAGCACCCGATGATAGATTTTGGGAAGAATGATTTGTAGGTGCCGGATGATTTATTATGTCTAACGTTCGTGACAGGAGTGCAAGTATTAGTTGTTCAAAATTGACTTTGCTTTGCGCTCAGTGGAatgcttacatacatacatacatacatacatacatacatacatacatacatacatacatacatacatacatacatacatacatacatacatacatacatacatacatacatacatacataatacatacatacatacatacatacatacatacatacatacatacatacatacatacatacatttgttTAGTACGCTTGGGTACAGGGATTATGGGCCTCAGCTACTGAATGGAAAATCATGGGTTCAATCAAGGCCACGCATTCATGCAAGAGAAATCCAAGAGACACGTGCACCGTGCAATGTTAGTGTAACGCTTTGTGTAACGGAatcataaatattttttttcttttcgcttagTGTGCATTAGAAGGTTTCCGGTGAGGACGGATCACGCTTATTATGTGGAAAGGCACCAATTAAAAAGTCACAGCTCTGCTGTAAAGGCGTAGCaatgaatgctatagcaacaaattggaaggttaaGTGCAGAGTGGCAAGCGGATTGAAATGTGccacgcgtttctcacgcacaaatgacgcacggaatgtactcacaggtactgatgaacgtgaataagcgtctcagttgttacttcactgtgccGGAAAAGTGTgcctttttcgcaaacgaagaccatgcaacgattgcagtgacccttgtgtgcccggtaactacatcagaattgttccggtgaaagcccgaACCCAGGCAAGAAGTACGATCCTCTCTACTGCGAGATAAGAGCACGCAAGTGAGCGTCCACCACCGTCTGCTCCGCCAAAAAATgtgcgcgtgggagatgagagcgcactccaccacgtcgtgacgatgtggcaacgtgcgctcattgcaccatcttgctggtaattctgaaaacatgatagttcccccCAAGATGCCCATCACCAACGGTAAGTTGTAGATATAATTAGCTTGTCACGTGAACATTCAAGGAGGAGCTCAGTGATTAACCCCTCGCACTCGCACTttagaggtcccacgttcgattccgcgcgccggagtttttttttctggattagttttctttcttgcgtttttatattTATAGATACGTACACCTTTACGGTGAGTGACGGAGACGTCGAGGGCAAAATACAGCCGGGAGTGTTCACATAATTTCTATTACAATAAAACCATGGACCACGTAATGGATTATTTTGAAGGTATCAATCCCATAGCCAAGAAAGAAGTATATCTGTCCGATATATTGTGATTCTTGGACAGTTGGAGCCACACAAATGAATCCACGGTAGAGAAAATTAAGAGAAGGCTGGTAGATTGGTTGcgtaaaatgacaaaaaaataacagcatatccatgaggtgaataatgacgagtggggcaaagcggacggacggatggatgcacggttgcttcgccccactcatcatcattcactccatgagtAGGCTGTGACGCCGTTTTAAAACTTTGGAACAAGCTACTGCTACTACGACGATGACATGGGACGACGACGATACATGGCGTAAGGttctttgcccctaaaaaaagtcAGGATAGAAATGTGGTTAGTAGCATCAgaaagagacgaaaaaaaaatgaagatagcGACATGAGACACTTTCCACCACCCCTATTCAAAAGGGATGGTTTTAacatttgccccgccgtggtggtctagtggctaaagtactcggctgctgacccgtaggtctcgggatcgaatactggctgcggtggctgcattttcgatggaggcagaaatgttgtaggcccgtctgctcagatttgggcgcacgttgaagaaccccaggtggtcgaaatttccggagcccttcactacggcatctatcatattcatatggtagttttgggacgttaaaccccacatatcaatcaaacatcaATCAAATTGATGGTTTTaacatttgtccgtccattcatttaTCTATTCCGGGTCAATTGCGGGCACTCAACTGGGCCCTTCAATATGGTGAGCACAGCAGTGAACGAGCAGTTGGTCATGGTGCGTCCGATGACCCTTGTGTGCTTAAGTCTGCAAAAAATTCGGGGCGTCATCATGTTTGAGGCTCACGTGATGGCTTCTGCTTTCCCATAACAGAGTACCAAGTATtataaatcgttaacaactttttctaaacacactcgtACTAATGAATAAAATGCATTTTGCCCTTagagctcactcggactcagactaaCCAAAATTTTCCGCATTCGGTTTCACTCCGAGTACGGCTCACAGAATTTTTTCTTCAAGTGTACTCATTCCGACCTAATCTCACCAAAATATTGCTCACTaagactcgctcagactcactgCTCGGTATGagcccgagtgagtcgactcgcgAGTCGATTAGAGTATACTTAAGTTTATTGGCCGTAGTTTCGATGTTTTTTGCGATCGATGTATCGCATGGTTGGTGCTCTGCTTAGCGCATTTTCATCTCATACTTTGAAATAGGAGTTATCAATTGTTACGATCCAGTAGGGACATCTTTATTGAAATAGATTACTCACTGAAGATATTGTTAAGATTTCCCGGTGAAAGATATAGCCGAAAGGaaggcgcccccccccctttttttttattcccgtaACGCATGGTTGGTACTCTGCTTAGTGCATTTTCACCTCGTACTTTGAAATAGGTGTTATCAATGGTTACGATCCAGTAAGGACATTTTATTAAACTAGATTACTCACTGAAGATATTTTTAAGATCTCCCGGTGAAAGGTATAGTCGGAAAGAAGTCGCCCCCACTTTTTTTATTCTCGTAACTTACGCCTCTGAACAATTGTGGTGCTGAATGAACTCAAGTGTGCTTAAGTACGTGGGAATAGACGTTAGTGTAAACTAGGACCAACATAAGGCTGATAGCAATACTGAAGTTGAGTCTATGTGTAACCCCGCCCTTGCAGAACCTGTCCATCTTCCGTGACCGGGGCGAGGACGAGGAGGAGTGCGGTGGCTGCGTTCGCCTCTCGCTGCCGGACGTGCACATGGAGGACGCCGGGGGCGGGGACGGACCGTCGGCCAGGCTCCGGCGATCGCCGCTCGTGGCCCGCGCCAAGTCGGTGGACGCCCGCGCCATGCCGCTGCTGGTGCACCGACTCTCCATATCGGCCGAGAGGCGGACGCCGTCCCCCGAGACGCTGCCCGAACCGACGTCGCCTCGGCCGCGGTCTCTGTCGCCGCTGCTCTCGCCCGCGCCCCACGCCCAGGACCCGGCCAGTCCTATCGGTGGGTGCGCATTGCCCTGGTACATGGCGGCAGTAAACCTCGATCATTGAGTCATGGTGTAGGACGAGAATACGAAAGAAGAGAAGACAAGCAAGCCCCGACTCGGTTGAACTGAGCCCCGACTCGGTTGTGTAGCGGTGACGGTCCTCGGCTGTGGACATGTAGGTCGCGGGTTTCGATCTTGGTCGTGATGATTGGATTTCGATGGATGCAAATGGTAGAGGCTtttgtgctgtgcgatgtcagtgcacattctTAGACAAAATCGGAGTGGAGAAGGTAACATAGGCAGGGTCTCTGGCGTGACTGCAAGGCAACAAGTAATCATTAAATATAAAGGACTAGATTTCAGCAGAACACAAGTGTGCAAGCAATGGTCATAAAATTAGCTGAACAGACGAGATGAGGAAGTTTGCGGGGATAACGTGGCCACTGCTAGCGCAGGAATCGGTTGATTGGTGAAACATGGAAAATGCCTTCGGCCAGCTGTGCACGTAGGTCAGGCTTGTGATGATAATAACGTAGTGAGACGCTCTAGAGTAGACTGAGCTCCCCTCGGAATCTGCCTACCTGTACCATAAAATTAGGGTGCCGAATTGTCTCCGCTACAAAGCGTGGGATCGAAATAGTTCGGTGAGGGCATTGTTTTATAGAAAGTGGAACACCAACCATACACCACAGCGTCCACCTGTCTACTGCAATACTATCAGCATTGAAGGCATGATGAATATTTCGGATTGGTTCTGCGGAACCCGTAAGCTAGCGGAAGGCCTAGGAAAGTGTAAATGGTGATCGCCTGTTTGTAGCATGAAGCCAGAAAAGAAATATGTATGGATTTCCTTTCCTCTTCATGCTGCAAGCAGGCGATTGTCCATTACGCTTTCTTAAACCTTGTGGCTCCTTGTGGCATTTTGCTATGAAGGAGTGGTTGTCGTTTCCACTTCTTTAATGAGGAATATGTTTGACGTACACTTCGCCGCTCAACCACTCTTAGTTTGTGTTCTTTGCAGTGTAGGGCGTTTTCATAGGGTGTTACTCATCGGGCTACTGTGCTCACGATCAGACGTTCTATGAAGCTCTTAGATGCCTCGTCACAAGCTTCAAGTGACGATTGGTGTCTGCGCCAATATACACTTGAGTAAGACTCAAAAAAGAACCATCGCGGGATGACGTCAGACTTTGAAGTCATGACCGCACAGGTCGCCGAAATTTTCGACGCCACCATAAAGTTATATAACGTCACATGATGGCGTAATCACATGGCATCGTAGCCGATCCCGGAGCTACTGCTAGACAACGTGGTGTGAAGGAGGGGGCACTTGGCTGTGACAGAAGAGCACTATGAATCTACGTATgtgtcacgaggctagtcaacccacaaactctcgtgtaggttcttgtgcatacaaaccgatgagaaaacccacatcggtaaagagaacacgagaccgtttatgcacacaagaaaaacaactaaatatattttcaataaactagataaagagaaaggaataagaggaaaaacaaacaaagcacacaaattcgaggagaaattaacctaatgaccgcgaaatgctaaggatacgtaagttccgcaatagcaaaagcgactgtcaccgttcggtcgcggcagtcttgtagacggcgagggttgatgcgatggggtgcagacaaggtagatcagaggtccaagcgttgctcgtggttgaaggtagctccgggcgcaccaaggtcagtgacctctcagcgttcgtcctccgacgctgggacgtagccctggaaacgggacgagcctggccaaagccagatggtgagaagcctggccaacgccaaacgacgagcagcctggccaacgccagacgacgagcggcctggtcaacgccagacgatagatgatgctcgggtgcccgaccaggtgggaacccgcagcagccttgcctcagaAACTCGGCCACCACCCCCGCGCCCTGttagcctgcttgcctccgtcgcgtccctgccacgtctgccccgttcttcgttcgcgtttcttccaaaccagcgtgggggcctctcattggtccgaacttcacgcgcctcgtctgcccatcgtcttcctcaccgaatacatcgcgaaagcgcgcgtccacaccatcggtcgtcgccatcttctttcctatgccggtgcactcgcgcacattttaaaccgaacactggttgcactcgcgcacttcacgaaacgcgcacttcacttatcacagtATGCAAACTCGTTGGGATATGTATTGCTGTTCGAAATAACACGTGTCTCCTCTGTGCAACATATTGTTGCGGGGTTGCGGCTATCACTATGCGGTGGTTTTGCGAAGAAGATGACGACGTGTTCGTGTTCGAGAAACACAACTGCCGCTATCTTGACTGCTGGAACTAGTTTTCCACTGCAAAGTCCTTAATATACCTGCAACAATATTATACGTGAACCTTTTAGCTAGAACATTTAATTACAAGTGTTAAGAAAAGCACTTTCCGAAACACATATAAAGCAAAAGGTATGCATTGGTTATTTGCTGGTTTGATTTTTCTGAATTTCCAACAATCTGTGTAACAATTATTGCTTAGAAACTAATTATAAAGGTAAAACGTtgtgggttcgatgccggccacgATGATtgcatttcgacggaggtgaGAGGTTGGAGGCTTTGCTgcatgatgtcagtgcacgttaagaaacgcCAGAAGCTCGGAATtcgtggagccctccactacagcgtctctcgcaatcatatcGCTGTTCTGGGACGCTAATCCCTTAATATTAGGTATGGGCAGTCTGTTAATTGCTGCTACAAACGCTGCAGAGCATCTACCACAATTATTTGTGGTAAACCAATGAAAAAACGGCATTGATTTGTAATCTCCTCTACTGAAGCTGAATTGCTCAGTCATGTCACTTGAGCCCAAGGTGCATGTCGTATCTTAAAGTAAAGAATACTTCGTATGACGTATCGAAAATAGGGATATAACACCCAGCCTGCCGAATGCGTCATGATGCAGCTACGGCGTATGTAATGGGTGTCTATGATAGCATCTAGCATATGCATGCACCTCGAAAAGTGCACAGCCATGGGCGCCAGATTGTGCCCCTCAAGAAGCCCTATCATATGACGTTCAGTAGCGCACCAACCGCAACGCAGTTTCGCGACAGAAACGGTAGAAAGAGGCAAAAAAATAACGGGATAAACGCTCCTAATACCCCTGTTGCACAGGCACGTTAACCGTGGCTACGACCAACCACGTTGAACCGAGTGGAACTCCAGTTAACAGCGACCACGGTTCGCCGATGTTATACAGTGAAAAGGTGTCCTCGGTCAAGGCGGTCAGCCCCGGCCGCTGGATAAAAGagttcatccagcggccgtgaatAAGCTCATCCTCCATGAACGTCACTATTTCCTCGGTTAACCGCCAAACCCAGGCTGCCAAAGCTCGGTTTCTTACGACCGCGATTAGCAGCGTAACCACGGTTTCGCGTATCGTGTAACGTGCGCGAACCGCGGTTACACCTAACCCTGGTTACgttcatggaggaaggaaataaGACAAAGAGGGAGCATTACGCCGCACAAGTGACGCCCACGGTGTCGGCCAACATATGACCAAAACGTCAAAGCACGTGGTAAGTTCTATTACTCTGTGGTGTTCCGGAGACATCAGAGCGTGTGATAGGTTTTAGCACTCTCGGTGGTGTTCCGTTTTCAAACCTCCAGTGTGAGCCAGCCGGTCTGCGCCGAACGAGCGTATTTGGGATAAAAGCTACTGAGCGCCACACTATGTAGTCTCGGGAAGTCTCGTCACTTGCGAGATCTAGATGCAAACGGTCACTTGTTGGGCCGACACTGCTGGCTTCAAAACGGGTTGGTCTGCAAAGGCTGGCGGCATGACGTCATTCtcactcctttctttttcttctgccatgGTTACGTTAACCGCAGTTTAGGCTGCCTGCGTCATATAGGTATATTACAACGTTGTCACTCGCACGCGCGGAAAATTGCGTTATTACGTCCACGGAGAGGCATTTGATTGGCGTGCGGCCTGTTGCAGGCGGCATCCAACCGGACTTGTACCGCAAGAAAGAGGCGGTGTTCTTCCAGTCGCGCGACGTTGCGTCCCACTCCGCCTCGGCCACCCTGGCCGCGCCGACAAATGCCGGACGACTGCACTTCCGGCTGAAGTACGACTTCGACAAGTCCGACCTCGTCGTGCACGTCATCGAAGGTGAGTTGCTCGCTTCAGGGGCTGGCTGGGAAGCGGAAAAGTTTTGATAAAGCCGTGACGTGCACTAGCTGTTCTGGGTGGTGAAGTGGGCAGTATTTTCTTTACTTCATTCGCCAGTAGTTttcaacaacaataaaaaaagtgggGCAGCTATGCCATATAGCGGCGTAGACGCTGAGGAAGCTGCCAAGCTGGTGCCGTTTCCTTCGTTCTTTTCAACCTCCTCGCCCTCAACTTTTTTCCATCTCCCTACGATCTTATACTATACATGGCTATGCATGATCTGTTATTTTTATgcctctttttttatcttttacccttcctattttttctctctttacttTTTTTGTCTTTACTGTTTTTTCGTTCTGTGCGCTTGCTGTGAGGGCTTGTTTTGTAACTTTGTGTAGCATTCAAATCATCTTCGCGCACATCAGCGTCGAATGGTCGACACAAATTGTGCGTGTGACGTCTTTACGTCACCGCAGTCGGAACGTTATGACGCTCCGAACCTCGTTCAAAATATACCCCAGGGGCATAGCTTCGTTGCTTTGTACTTTGGACAAGAGGCTTTTGATTGCCCAGCCTAGTATGACGTTAGCTGTAGGGTTTAAGGGAATGCAGGCGGAGATATATTGTGCATTTATAGCTATTACATAAACCCATACGATCAAACAATTCGAGGTATAGCATTGAACGGATGGCCAAGATTTCGAATGCAAGGGTAGAAGAAAATTTTTGAAACAAGTTTCACGACCCAgttaagaacaccagatgttagaaacttccgaagccctccactgtaGCGGCCCTGACAACCACGTCGTAGTTTGGGGACCTTAAACTCCAGATATTGTTATCACATATTAGTTATTGATCTAATATCGATTAGCTATGATTTGCTTTCGATTTCTTATCACAAGATCATGCATACGGGTAGAGCCAAGGTCATCCAAACATATTTCGAATTTGTTAGTTCTTTATCAGTTGTCCTTGTGTTACTCACTGCTATCGATTGGCTATTACTGGGCTTTGGCCATGTATTTGGGCCTTTCTAAGCACATCCAAgcgttattttatttttttttggtttttcatAGATTATAGATGACCAATTGATTGGTTAATAATTGGCAGTTGAATGGTTATCGATTGGCTATCTGCTGGCTTTGTCCATGTAGCTGAACCATCATAAGCACATTCAAGCATAGCATATAATGTATTTGTTAATGATTGACTACTGACTAGCAATTTAAAGGGTATAGATTGGCTATAGACAAGAATAACCACCAATGGCTCCCATAAGAGCTGCATGGTATATATGCGCTTTCAGTGTCGCATACCCGTCGAACTTTTGCGAACGCCGAACGAAAAGCTTTGATAGCTGTGCTGTTGAATGCCAGTTTTATTGCAAGGACTAATCAGTGAATGCGACTACCATAAATTGAGTCCTGTACAATGCAAGGCTAACCGCTAAGTCCATTACTATACGATCTGGCATAACCCTACAAAGTGGTGGTGAACGGGAACGCCGCCACTGCAGCGATCGAAGCGGCTTTCAAGTTGTCTGCCACTTCTGTGCAATATCAACAGTCGAAGATAACTGAAACAAAGACCGAAGTCACTTGCTAATCCCTGTCAAGACAGGGCGCGCGCAACCGTTCCCAGACCTTCAGAAAGGGAAAGGTGCTTCAACTTGATGTTAAGGTCACTTGCGCCTACGTCATTCATAGATTTCGTAGAAACGTATACCCACAGGCACAATAAGGGAAGCCGAGTAGTACAAGTCTaagcattttacagcgaaagctgttatgacattAAAACTCGAGTCACACGTAGCGCCGTTTTCGTCCGCCACCGCCGgtatccgtaaccacatcgcgcaaaatataaaaaaattagtACCAATGTTACAGTGGGGCTTGAAcatgggtccgctgggtgccagtcctgtattctactactgagccagGCCAGTTCTTTGGagttgttcgcaaacttgccttaggcaggcttgatgtcgggaaaggaatcgcgttaatacgacttatgacGCATTTTAGAactgcaaaagaacaaccagtcttccaagaatgcgaatagcgtaacgagtgggttatccaatgcttcaacccactAGAAAAGCTTATTCTTCATCACctcttaactgtggcgcataccaacttaAGACACAATTCCTcatccactgcatgaacaattggcacaaaatttattgcaagtgtttaacggataccacgcttctcagaagaatgacgaaaaatagcatagccaaTGCCGGCGTATACTACCCAAAAAAGTTTTGTTATTAATGCCGCAGTGGGTACCCGGCAAGTGCGTTTGCAGTAGTTACTCAATTACTCAAGTTACTGAgcgtttaaaaaaggctctggaaagccgctcttctagctttggctgtggctgtgctgcgccttccgcgcaggcctgtcgTTTTATTGCCTTGCGAATGTGGCGCAGCTCGGATATTTTTATTTTCTGGCTTGTTCACAGACTGCGCAACGTGCAATTACTTATAATAGAGTCATGTTGGGCACTACGAGCATGACTGTAAATTTTTATTGAACTAAAAGAATGTAAAATACGTCTTCTTTTTGGTAGCAGTGCTTCGTAACAGCCGCAGTGAAAGCCTAATGTGTTTGGGCGGTATTACGTCCACTCGAGCATCATTTACGCAATTAGAACCGGTGTTACTAAACGTGAGTACACATTGTGTTAGGGAGAAGGAAAATGAGCCAGGTGTATTATTCCTTTTCCTGAATGGCCAAGAATCAAGAGTATTCTTGTGACAACTGCGTTCGAAGGTTTCAGGCAAACGGGTTTCAAAACCGAATACCGGCAGGTTGCCTTTCAAACTATAGTTTGAAAAGACAACTCATCTCTTCTTGCCTAGGATGCACTCAAGTACATTCTAAAACTCATAACctcttttttctgtttctttatcACTGTCGTGGCCGTTGTTAGGACTGAAAACTTCTTCGAGAACTTTGTGAAGGAAGTTTGCAAACGGTTAAATAAAGAGAGAGCAAGTGATGACCTCACACTGCTAGTTAAGCGATCTTAATGATGCACACGACAGGGTACGTGCAATTAATAGAGGCACGTAGCCCGTTTGACGTCTCTTCGCGAGAAATAACTCCGGGTCATTAGCAGCTAGTGCTTTTCATAGGACCGCCCGCCGCGCAgcaagcaagaaaacaaaaattagaaCTATG
This region includes:
- the LOC142768291 gene encoding synaptotagmin 2-like → MIVPPKMPITNDTYTFTNLSIFRDRGEDEEECGGCVRLSLPDVHMEDAGGGDGPSARLRRSPLVARAKSVDARAMPLLVHRLSISAERRTPSPETLPEPTSPRPRSLSPLLSPAPHAQDPASPIGGIQPDLYRKKEAVFFQSRDVASHSASATLAAPTNAGRLHFRLKYDFDKSDLVVHVIEAMELGGPRMDQQGGAGGFGEPCVRVALLPEVDSKQRQALMRRRSTDPLFDETFKFPVSFDDVPSRTLLFQVFDYDRYSRNDVTGEVRVPLADVDVTTETEVWCDIEKTEKINNQTFCVSSGFEAGRLGNAIDN